The Conger conger chromosome 15, fConCon1.1, whole genome shotgun sequence genome contains a region encoding:
- the LOC133111685 gene encoding 72 kDa type IV collagenase-like, producing MKSYSLFCARQFLLKVFLLQFMLSQRTLAAPSPIIKFPGDDTPQTDKEIALHYLNKFYGCPQESCNLMVLKDTLKKMQKFFSLQETGEVDKQTVELMKKSRCGVPDMANYSFFPKKPKWEKNEITYRILGYSPDLDEGTIDDAFFRAFKVWSEVTPLTFSRVMDGEADIMINFGRNEHGDGYPFDGKDGLLAHAFAPGPGIGGDSHFDDDEQWTLGEGQVVKVKFGNADGEFCKFPFLFLGTEYKSCTAQGRDDGFLWCSTTYNFDEDRKYGFCPHELLFTFGGNADGAACKFPFNFQGDSYDGCTTTGRDDGYRWCATTDDYDRDKTYGFCPETAMSTIGGNSEGAPCSFPYTFLGDVYDACTTSGRSDGKMWCATTKSYDDDRKWGFCPAEGYSLFLVAAHEFGHALGLEHSQDTSALMAPIYTFTKELRLSNDDITGIQELYGGRTDRPRPPPTQDPVTPMDICSENIVFDAVAQIRGDTFFFKDRFVFRSSNFRPKPTGPMLVATYWRELPGKVDAAYESPLEEKTVFFAGKEMWIYSASTLESGYPQRISSMGLPDDLDHIDAALSFSKSQKTYLFSGDNFWRYNEVKRKMDPGYPKLIADAWNGVPDDLDASFSVNGDGYSYFFKGDHYLKLDDNTLKFIKFGSVKADWLGC from the exons ATGAAGTCCTATTCATTGTTCTGCGCTCGACAGTTTCTACTGAAAGTATTTTTGCTACAGTTTATGCTTTCTCAGCGAACTCTAGCTGCACCTTCGCCAATAATCAAGTTTCCAGGGGACGATACCCCCCAAACGGACAAAGAAATAGCGCTG CATTATCTGAACAAATTCTATGGATGTCCACAAGAGAGTTGCAACCTCATGGTACTTAAAGACACCCTGAAGAAGATGCAGAAGTTTTTTTCACTGCAAGAAACTGGAGAGGTTGATAAGCAAACAGTGGAACTTATGAAGAAATCCCGTTGTGGGGTTCCAGACATGGCTAATTATAGCTTTTTCCCAAAGAAACCAAAGTgggagaaaaatgaaataacatacAG GATTTTGGGGTATTCTCCTGATCTAGACGAGGGAACCATAGACGATGCTTTTTTCCGGGCCTTCAAAGTGTGGAGCGAGGTCACCCCGCTCACCTTCTCCCGCGTCATGGATGGAGAGGCGGATATCATGATTAACTTTGGCCGCAACG AGCACGGCGATGGATACCCCTTCGATGGAAAAGACGGTCTCCTGGCCCACGCTTTCGCCCCTGGCCCAGGGATCGGGGGTGACTCTCACTTTGATGATGATGAGCAGTGGACACTCGGAGAGGGACAAG tggtgaaggtaaagTTTGGGAATGCAGACGGGGAGTTCTGTAAATTCCCCTTCCTTTTCTTGGGGACGGAATACAAGAGCTGCACAGCCCAGGGTCGGGACGATGGCTTCCTGTGGTGCTCCACCACCTACAACTTCGACGAGGACAGGAAGTACGGCTTCTGCCCGCATGAAT TGCTGTTTACCTTTGGAGGCAATGCAGACGGTGCTGCCTGCAAGTTTCCCTTCAACTTCCAAGGCGATTCGTACGACGGCTGCACCACCACAGGCCGCGATGATGGCTACCGCTGGTGCGCCACCACCGACGACTACGACCGCGACAAGACCTACGGCTTCTGCCCTGAGACCG CAATGTCGACGATCGGGGGAAATTCTGAAGGAGCGCCTTGCTCTTTCCCCTACACCTTCCTGGGTGATGTTTATGATGCCTGCACTACTTCTGGCCGCAGTGACGGGAAGATGTGGTGTGCCACCACAAAAAGCTACGACGATGACCGCAAATGGGGCTTCTGTCCAGCTGAAG GCTACAGTCTGTTTCTGGTGGCTGCACATGAGTTTGGTCATGCTTTGGGGTTGGAACATTCCCAAGATACAAGTGCTTTGATGGCTCCAATCTATACCTTCACCAAGGAGCTCAGGCTCTCcaatgatgacatcacaggcaTTCAGGAGCTCTATG GTGGCCGAACAGACAGACCCCGGCCACCCCCGACCCAGGACCCAGTCACTCCCATGGATATCTGCAGTGAGAATATTGTCTTCGATGCTGTGGCCCAAATCAGAGGAGATACGTTCTTCTTCAAGGACAG ATTCGTGTTTAGGTCATCCAACTTCAGGCCCAAGCCCACCGGACCCATGTTAGTAGCCACCTACTGGCGTGAGCTGCCAGGGAAGGTTGATGCCGCCTATGAGAGCCCGTTGGAGGAGAAGACTGTGTTCTTTGCAG GGAAGGAGATGTGGATTTATTCCGCCAGCACGCTGGAGAGTGGCTATCCCCAGAGGATTTCCTCCATGGGCCTGCCTGATGATCTGGATCACATCGATGCTGCCTTATCATTTAGCAAGAGCCAGAAGACCTACTTGTTCTCTGGAGACAACTTCTGGAG GTATAATGAAGTTAAGAGGAAGATGGACCCTGGCTATCCCAAACTGATTGCAGATGCCTGGAACGGTGTCCCAGACGACTTAGATGCTTCTTTCAGTGTGAATGGAGATG GTTACAGCTACTTCTTCAAGGGGGACCACTATCTCAAGCTAGATGACAACACCCTGAAATTCATCAAATTTGGTTCTGTGAAAGCGGACTGGCTGGGTTGCTGA